A single genomic interval of Oleidesulfovibrio alaskensis DSM 16109 harbors:
- a CDS encoding SulP family inorganic anion transporter translates to MHSQNVASDREGFLPKAISVLRQGYSRQNFLRDLGSGATVGIVALPLAMAFAIASGTTPEKGLFTAIVAGFLISALGGSRYQIGGPTGAFVVIIFNIISRHGFDGLLLTTIMAGIILIIFGVLRLGTLITFIPYPVTTGFTAGIALLIFSSQINDFLGMRLDVIPPDFIGKWQAYFGHAGAIDPVTAAAALLTLGIIIGVRQFVPRIPAPVAAVAAVSVLAAACGAPVETIGSRFGGIPQTLPSFALPDFSWAQVRILLPDALTVALLAGIESLLSCVVADGMTGSRHNANTELVAQGTANIASALFGGIPATGAIARTATNIRSGAFSPVSGMIHSAVLVLFVLLLAPAAGYIPLACLAAVLVVVAWDMSEIHKFMRLLRAPKPDVLVMCLTFGLTVAVDLTVAVNVGVVLASLLFMQRMSKVTRIRESDGEPAAETWAEEEPVSDVPQGVRIYEIDGPFFFGVADRFKSVLDIMEKSPAVFILRLRKVPTVDSTAINALELLHARCKANGTVLLLSGLRKAPLQELQRLGTLDIIGRRNIMPDINAALERARAITGTHDRTRRQPDRHSSSGRTASSLS, encoded by the coding sequence ATGCATTCTCAAAATGTGGCCTCGGACAGGGAAGGGTTCCTGCCCAAGGCCATTTCTGTTCTCCGTCAGGGATATTCCCGCCAGAACTTCCTGCGCGACCTCGGCTCCGGTGCCACCGTGGGCATAGTCGCCCTGCCGCTGGCCATGGCGTTTGCCATCGCTTCCGGCACCACGCCCGAAAAAGGACTTTTTACCGCCATCGTCGCAGGCTTTCTTATCTCTGCGCTGGGCGGCAGCCGCTATCAGATAGGCGGCCCCACGGGTGCGTTTGTCGTCATCATTTTCAACATCATCTCCAGACACGGTTTTGACGGCCTGCTGCTGACCACCATAATGGCCGGAATCATCCTTATTATTTTCGGTGTGTTGCGACTCGGAACCCTGATCACATTCATTCCCTATCCTGTGACCACCGGCTTTACCGCAGGCATCGCACTGCTCATATTTTCATCACAGATAAACGATTTTCTGGGCATGCGGCTTGATGTGATACCCCCGGACTTTATCGGAAAATGGCAGGCATACTTCGGACATGCTGGTGCCATTGATCCGGTAACCGCAGCTGCCGCCCTGCTGACGCTGGGTATCATCATCGGCGTACGGCAGTTTGTTCCCCGCATTCCCGCTCCGGTTGCGGCCGTGGCAGCCGTATCAGTGCTAGCAGCCGCGTGCGGCGCGCCTGTGGAAACAATCGGCAGCAGATTCGGCGGCATACCGCAGACACTGCCGTCATTTGCCCTGCCCGACTTTTCATGGGCGCAAGTACGCATACTGCTGCCCGACGCGCTTACCGTGGCACTGCTGGCCGGCATTGAATCGTTGTTGTCGTGCGTGGTGGCCGACGGCATGACAGGCAGCCGGCACAACGCCAACACTGAACTGGTAGCACAGGGCACGGCAAACATCGCATCCGCACTTTTCGGCGGCATTCCCGCCACAGGCGCCATTGCCAGAACAGCCACAAACATCAGATCGGGCGCTTTCTCGCCTGTCTCGGGCATGATTCACTCTGCGGTACTGGTACTGTTTGTACTGCTGCTGGCTCCGGCCGCGGGGTACATTCCGCTGGCATGCCTCGCCGCCGTACTTGTTGTGGTGGCGTGGGACATGAGCGAAATTCACAAATTCATGCGCCTGCTGCGCGCCCCGAAGCCTGATGTGCTGGTCATGTGCCTTACATTCGGACTTACAGTGGCCGTCGACCTTACCGTGGCCGTCAATGTGGGAGTTGTTCTGGCTTCTTTGCTCTTCATGCAGCGCATGAGCAAAGTCACGCGCATCCGCGAATCAGATGGCGAGCCTGCCGCCGAGACATGGGCTGAAGAAGAACCCGTAAGTGATGTCCCGCAGGGGGTGCGCATCTATGAAATTGACGGGCCATTCTTCTTCGGTGTGGCTGATAGGTTTAAAAGCGTTCTTGATATCATGGAAAAATCACCGGCCGTCTTTATATTGCGCCTGCGCAAAGTGCCCACAGTAGACTCCACGGCCATCAACGCTCTGGAACTGCTGCATGCCCGCTGCAAAGCCAACGGAACAGTGCTGCTGCTTTCCGGCCTGCGCAAGGCCCCGCTGCAGGAATTACAGCGGCTCGGAACACTGGACATTATCGGCCGCCGCAACATTATGCCGGACATAAACGCAGCCCTTGAACGGGCACGCGCCATC
- a CDS encoding DUF169 domain-containing protein: MTMQPVLDGTATFMEHLGLNEEPLGVYYSDDKPENAFGPKTGVPISRELEESGKLDMREVMKSFTCVMGSIWLARKKHGAAFISQTEYGCPGGVYYCAMLQPHLRFIEHYVSTGFEGTPLQGERYMPDPDAMRNFILRVAPRKAPARYCIFKPLSLFSAQEKPEFIIFFARPEVLTGLFTQTVFTTGDMDCVASPFGAGCTNILGWPLYYKEKGIEKAVIGGFDPSARKFMKTDELTFTVPLSLYEKMLAALPESMFTHETDWKNVRKKVARSAKAWGEEE, translated from the coding sequence ATGACGATGCAACCGGTACTCGACGGCACAGCCACCTTCATGGAACATCTCGGTCTGAATGAAGAGCCTCTGGGAGTATATTACTCTGATGATAAGCCGGAGAATGCGTTCGGCCCTAAAACGGGTGTTCCCATTTCGCGCGAACTGGAAGAAAGCGGAAAGCTGGATATGCGGGAAGTTATGAAGTCGTTCACCTGTGTCATGGGCAGCATATGGCTGGCCAGAAAAAAGCACGGCGCGGCTTTCATCTCGCAGACAGAGTACGGCTGTCCGGGCGGAGTGTATTACTGCGCCATGCTTCAGCCTCATCTGCGGTTCATTGAGCACTATGTTTCCACGGGGTTTGAAGGCACCCCGCTGCAGGGGGAGCGGTATATGCCCGACCCCGACGCCATGCGCAACTTCATTCTTCGTGTGGCACCACGCAAAGCTCCTGCCCGCTACTGCATATTCAAACCGCTGTCGCTGTTCAGTGCTCAAGAAAAACCTGAGTTCATCATATTCTTTGCCCGCCCTGAAGTGCTGACCGGCCTGTTCACACAGACTGTTTTCACCACAGGCGATATGGATTGCGTGGCCTCACCTTTCGGCGCAGGCTGCACCAACATACTCGGATGGCCCTTGTACTATAAAGAAAAAGGCATCGAAAAAGCAGTCATCGGCGGATTTGATCCTTCAGCACGAAAATTTATGAAAACAGATGAGCTGACATTCACCGTTCCGCTGAGCTTATACGAAAAGATGCTGGCTGCGCTTCCGGAGTCCATGTTTACCCATGAGACAGACTGGAAAAACGTCCGCAAAAAAGTAGCCCGCAGTGCAAAAGCATGGGGCGAAGAAGAGTAG
- a CDS encoding DUF2179 domain-containing protein has product MITAASLLTALAVFIARLCDVCLGTIRHVMIIRGRRLLAFSVAFFEAVIWVYAVSRVIGAVSDPVTSLAFALGFASGTYAGITLEGVFKIGEQVVRVFTREGGPVACTLRDAGFRVTVFDGQGRDGVVNLLFVQVRRRQAGEVARIARNVDPECYMVVDDIRKTYTVGG; this is encoded by the coding sequence ATGATTACCGCAGCAAGTCTGCTGACTGCGCTGGCTGTTTTCATCGCACGTCTGTGCGATGTATGTCTGGGCACCATCAGACATGTAATGATTATACGCGGCCGCCGTCTGCTGGCGTTCAGCGTGGCGTTTTTCGAAGCCGTTATCTGGGTGTATGCCGTTTCACGCGTCATCGGTGCGGTCAGCGATCCGGTGACATCTCTGGCGTTTGCCTTGGGGTTTGCGTCGGGAACTTATGCAGGCATCACGCTGGAGGGGGTGTTTAAGATTGGCGAACAGGTGGTGCGCGTGTTTACACGCGAAGGTGGGCCGGTTGCCTGCACGCTGCGCGATGCCGGTTTTCGCGTGACGGTTTTTGACGGACAGGGGCGGGATGGTGTTGTAAATCTGCTGTTTGTGCAGGTGCGCAGACGTCAGGCCGGGGAAGTGGCCCGCATTGCCCGCAATGTGGACCCTGAATGTTATATGGTGGTTGATGATATAAGAAAAACCTATACCGTGGGCGGTTGA
- a CDS encoding LysR family transcriptional regulator — MVGIIVQDFLNDVPLLVEVARQKSFSKAAEALGIGVSTLSRRIKLLEKRMGVLLFYRDTRNVELTDNGAYLLDRCGFVLEEVQKAYDSVVLNMQKPSGLVRVCMFLDLYDGLLKKVLLDFAARWPDISLELTFQDHPVDMRTAPFDVAFVTGNAIAPALVTRKLLTIEPFLYASPLLLERYPMPRDPDDLHRMPCIVLQRFGGRWPMHNGSRQVTVDVVPRYSFSSVEMCRDFLLAGHGVALLRKERARPDEKAGRLVRLLPDWSGGFVHDVNLVMGSRQLPMRVRLFVDHVLAQFAP; from the coding sequence ATGGTGGGCATAATAGTGCAGGACTTTTTGAACGACGTGCCGTTGCTGGTGGAAGTGGCCCGGCAGAAAAGTTTTTCCAAGGCAGCTGAGGCGCTGGGTATAGGTGTTTCCACGCTTTCAAGGCGTATCAAATTGCTGGAAAAGCGTATGGGGGTTCTGCTTTTTTACCGCGATACGCGTAATGTCGAATTGACGGACAACGGTGCGTACCTGCTGGACCGCTGCGGTTTTGTGCTGGAAGAAGTGCAGAAGGCGTATGATTCTGTGGTGCTGAATATGCAAAAGCCTTCCGGACTGGTGCGGGTATGCATGTTTCTTGATCTTTACGACGGACTGCTTAAAAAAGTGCTTCTTGATTTTGCAGCCAGATGGCCGGACATCAGTCTTGAGCTGACGTTTCAGGACCATCCCGTGGATATGCGCACCGCCCCCTTTGATGTGGCTTTTGTTACCGGAAACGCCATTGCGCCTGCTCTGGTCACACGCAAGCTGCTGACCATAGAACCTTTTCTGTATGCCTCGCCTTTATTGCTTGAACGCTATCCGATGCCCCGCGACCCCGACGACCTGCATCGCATGCCCTGCATTGTGCTGCAGCGTTTCGGCGGGCGGTGGCCCATGCACAATGGCAGCCGGCAGGTGACTGTGGATGTTGTGCCCCGATACAGTTTCAGCTCTGTAGAGATGTGCCGCGATTTTCTGCTGGCCGGTCACGGAGTGGCCCTGCTGCGTAAAGAGCGCGCCCGGCCGGATGAAAAGGCGGGGCGGCTTGTACGCCTGCTTCCCGACTGGAGCGGCGGGTTTGTTCATGATGTGAATCTGGTGATGGGATCAAGACAGCTCCCCATGCGGGTGCGCCTGTTTGTCGACCACGTACTGGCGCAGTTTGCGCCATAG